In one Pyxidicoccus xibeiensis genomic region, the following are encoded:
- a CDS encoding Crp/Fnr family transcriptional regulator has translation MGAEETLFQRFGKEFPKGTELFREGETGKEMFVIQAGKVSISKRVRDVEKVLAVLGPGEFFGEMAIISNKPRNASAIVNEDARLLVIDPKTFEGMIRGNAEIAVRMIKKLAERLSEADAQIENLLHHDPASRVVHHVLQAALTRGRPVDEGVEIDFIVRDMPRQLGVGEPAVRSMLDKLERAGLVERGGDRLTVYDTTRLHDYLQYLEMKWKFGDL, from the coding sequence ATGGGCGCCGAGGAAACACTCTTTCAACGTTTCGGGAAGGAATTCCCCAAGGGAACCGAGCTCTTCCGTGAGGGAGAGACCGGCAAGGAGATGTTCGTCATCCAGGCGGGAAAGGTGTCCATCTCCAAGCGCGTGCGCGACGTGGAGAAGGTCCTCGCGGTGCTCGGCCCGGGTGAGTTCTTCGGGGAGATGGCCATCATCTCCAACAAGCCGCGCAACGCGTCCGCCATCGTCAACGAGGACGCCCGGCTCCTGGTCATCGACCCCAAGACGTTCGAGGGGATGATCCGCGGCAACGCCGAGATCGCCGTCCGGATGATCAAGAAGCTGGCCGAGCGCCTCTCCGAGGCGGACGCCCAGATAGAGAACCTCCTGCACCATGACCCCGCCAGCCGGGTGGTGCACCACGTCCTCCAGGCCGCCCTGACGCGCGGCCGCCCCGTGGACGAGGGCGTGGAGATCGACTTCATCGTGCGCGACATGCCCCGGCAGCTCGGCGTGGGCGAGCCCGCGGTGCGGAGCATGCTGGACAAGCTGGAGCGCGCTGGCCTCGTCGAGCGCGGCGGTGACAGACTGACCGTGTATGACACGACGAGACTCCACGACTACCTCCAATACCTGGAGATGAAGTGGAAGTTCGGAGACCTCTAG